actgtgccttacagcaagaaggtcatgggtcctgtggcctttctgtgtgaagtttgcgtgttctccccgtgtttgtataggttctctctgggtgctccggcttcctcccacatccaaagacatgcaggttaggtggattggagactttaaattgtccgtaggtgtgtgtgtgtgcgcgggtgtgaatgtgtctgtttgtctatatgtggccttgtgacagactggcgtactgtccagggtgtaccccgcctcacaccccatgactgctgggataagctccagcccccctgtgacccttaattagagtaagcaggtatagaaattgGATGAAAATTAAGAAATCATTTTGGTAAGAAAGTTGAAACATCATGGTGGATAAACAGCAAATCAAGATACAAActatcaacaacaacaaattcattttctaaacctgcttattccagttaagggttacagggctggagcctatcccagctgtcagtgggtgagaggtggggtacaccctggacaggcccatCTCAGGACTAACACATATAAAAAAACAATAGACATTCACACTCCTACTTAACACCTTCGATCAATTTAAAGTTCCAaattcacctgacctgcatgtctttggaagtgtgtgTGGACGCTGGACCACCgagagggagaacatgcaaagtacaCACAGAATAGACCAGTTTGGCAGTGAACCCAGGACTGTATTGTTTGTGAAAGCAGCAGTGAGTACAACTAAGTCAATGCACTGccctaataatattaataaactaGTGCATTGCCATGGGATCCACAGGATCTAGATTGGGTAGGTTTTCCAAGGTTGGTAattaattgtgcaaagtttctataatgagttggaatggtgtgtgagtccagaatgtttttagaaccttagacctcaacagtttttagaagaactctgcCCTTTTAGTTCATGTTAATTATGCaactttttaatgtatttataaattgtttaggttcttgttatcatacacacaCTATCATTATTAAcagtactattattattattttaacttcattttatcatttattttttaattggaacacaatggaaataaaatacatggatgacacaagaaagtgaaatcaTTTAACAGATTTACAATTACATTGTACATGTACTTACTTATATacaatttactaaataaaatcacacacacacacgcttttaatatatagatgatttatcgcctcctgctggattggcgtgtgagtccagaatgtaaatatcagtgtccattgttcagtattgttagtagcttctctaaaatattagtcctatcaatatttggttttggtgccattcatcctttacccaaatggcaaatgtcagcaacCCCCAGTTTGTGTGTGATTAAAATTGCAtgtatgcacgcacgcacgcacgcacgcacagctgtttgtcttttctgcactctgctgtATGCAGGTGCTTtcaatttgacaaacagagacggtgtcggaagacattaaaaacactacacatttcactcatgatgCCAACATAACAACTTAACTTATTCATGGTGACATaaacaactgaactacaaaacacaataactcaataacactaacaacactttaaacaaacatgaactacagtaacatttaaaacacaaaactccatgatgcattgcagcacaatgtccaaacTGGAAGTATAATACACAAAGTTTAAGACTGTTATGATAAGGCCTTGTTTTAAAAAGGCCTTGTTGAAGGTTGTCAACTGATTTTATAGGGAAAATTCAACAATATCTGAAATGTAGGCAATATTTGAAGGAGGCATTTTTCATCTTGCACTGTTATAATTTTAATGgtgcacatacagtgcatctggaaagtattcacagcactgcactatttccacattttgttacattacagcctttaACCAAGGTTCTGtcgcaaaaactgtctggacacaaatgctagaCTCAGACACAGGAGGTTGACATTCAAAAGACTTTACTGAATTGCGTGCAGGGTACCGGTACACAAAAAGGAAGTCAGCAAACAGCAACATTAACCAAAGCATGAGGCAAAAAAGCAGAGACCAAAAAATGAGCAGCGCGTTCAAAACACAGAAAGGCAATCAAGACAGAATACTCAGAAGAAGGCTGGCTAAGAGCAAAGGGAGAAGAGAGGCTTAAATACAGGAAGTGATGAGCAGTAGATGAGATACAGGTGTGAGAGAAAGATCTAGAACAGGGCGTGGTAAACAGAAGGgaacccaccaccaagcacccagGTGACAGACAAGAAAAAGCAATAACCAAAATCCCATGCAGAAAAATAACCAAGAAAACATCATACAAcagacagccttatttcaaaatggagaaaaacattttcccttaaaattctacacacaacacccttaatgacaacatgaaaaaaggctgggtttggttttttttggggggggggggggggttgtttgtttgtttgtttgtttgcaaatttattaaaaataaaaacaaaactaagaaatcacacgtacataagtattcacaccctttgctccctttgacagcaattacaacctccggtcttcttgaatatgatcccaCAAGCTTGCTGCACCTACCTTTGGGAAGTTTtgctattcctctttgcagcacctctcaagctccatcagggtggatggggagcgttggtgcacagccattttcagatgtttccagagatgttcagtcggattcaggtctggactctggttgggccactctactatacaggcctgattggtggattgctgcagagatggttgtccttatggaaggttctcctatctccacagaggaatgctggagctctgacagagtaaccactgggttcttggtcacctccctgactaaggcccttttcctccaatcgctcagtttagacaggtggccagctctagaaagagtcctggtggatcagaacgtcTTCCGTatttggatgatggaggccactgtgctcattgggaccttcaaagcaacagaaatgtatctatgcccttccccagatttgcactttgagataatcctgtctcggaggtctacagacaattcctttgacttcatgcttggtttgtgctttggcatgcactgtcaactgtggaaccttatatgtagacaggtgtgtgcctttccaaatcgtctacaatcaagtgaatttacctcaggtggactctaattaagctgtagaaacatctcaaggatgaaagGTCTatggaagcaggatgcacctgaactcaattatgAACTTCATGGcacaggctgtgaatgcttatgtacatgtgatgtcttagttttttttatttttaataaatttgcaaaaatctcaaaaacactcttttcacattgtcattatggggtattgcgtgtagaattttgaggaaaataaatgaatttcagcaattttggaataagactgtaagataaaatatgaaaaaagtgaagcgctgtgaatacttttctggATACTCTGTATACACACATTtacttaaatcttttaataagtggtaTTGAAGGTTCTACAGTGTCGTTTGACATGACAAGGTCAAGGCCAATTAACTCCTTGTTAGTGCTCATGATTGACTACATATCATacatatatgtagacaggcgtgtgcctttccaaatcatgtctaatcaattgaatttactccaggtggactcccattaaggtgtagaaacatctcaaggatgatcagttgaaacaggatgcacctgagttcaattttgagctttatggcaaaggctgtgaatacttaagtacatgtgattgcttaggttttttacttttaataaattttcaaaaatctaaaaaaaaaaaacaacaacaacaaaaaaaactttttcacattttcattatggggtactgtatgtagaattctgaggaaaaaaagactgaatttaatctatttgggaataaggctgtaacataacaaaatgtggaaaaaagtgaagtgctgtgaatactttccaaaatcCATTGTAATAgcatgtcatctgcataacaatggagTTGTGTTTTATATCAACAGCTGATTTGAATCATTTCTGTTTGGACTCATACAAATGTACAATAATAAGGGGACTAAATGGGCCCCTGAGGGACACCACATGTGAGTAGCCTGGACCAACTGAGACAGAAAAGTAGCTGTAAGATAGATATTTACAAACTACCACTTCAAACTATGCTAACAAAGGTTTTCAGACCAGTTgaataaaatacactcaacaaaaatataaatgcaacacttttggttttgctcccattttgtatgagattgaaCTCAAAgattctaaaactttttccacatacacaatatccccatttccctcaaatattgttcacaaaccagtctaaatctgtgatagtgagcacttctcctttgctgagataatccatcccaccgcacaggtgtgccatatcaagatgctgattagacaccatgattagtgcacaggtgtgccttagactgcccacaataaaaggccactctgaaaggtgcagttttattacacagcacaatgccacagatgtcgcaagatttgagggagcgtgcaaattggcatgctgacagcaggaatgtcaaccagagctgtttgcttctgtattgaatgttcatttctctaccataagccgtctccaaaggcgtttcagagaatttggcagtacatccaaccagcctcacaaccgcagacccacatgtaaccacaccagcccaggacctccacatccagcatgtttcacctccaagatcgtctgagacccagccactcggacagctgctgaaacaatcggtttgcataaccaaagaatttctgcacaaactgtcagaaaccgtctcagggaagctcatctgcatactcgtcgtcctcatcagggtcttgacctgactccagttcgtcgtcgtaaccgacttgagtgggcaaatgctcacattcactggcgtttggcacgttggagaggtgttctcttcacggatgaatcccggttcacactgttcagggcagatggcagacagcgtgtgtggcgtcgtgtgggtgagcggttttctgatgtcattgttgtggattgagtggcccatggtggcggtggggttatggtatgggcaggcatctgttatggacgaagaacacaggtgcattttattgatggcattttgaatgcacagagataccgtgatgagatcctgaggcccattgttgtgccatacatccaagaacatcacctcatgttgcagcaggataatgacacGGCCCcattgttgcaaggatctgtacacaattcttggaagctgaaaatgtcccagtacttgcatggctggcatactcaccggacatgtcacccattgagcatgtttgggatgctctggaccggcgtatatgacagcgtgtaccagtttctgccaatatccaccaacttcgcacagccattgaaagaggagtggaccaacattccaaggccacaattgacaacctgatcaactctatgcgaaggagatgtttgcactgcatgaggcaatggtggtcacaccagatactgactggtatcccccccaataaaacaaacgcacctttcagagtggccttttattgtgggcagtctaaggcacacctgtgcactaatcatggtgtctaatcagcatcttgatatggcacacctgtgaggtgggatggattatctcagcaaaggagaagtgctcactatcacagatttagactggtttgtgaacaatatttgagggaaatggtgatattgtgtactgtggaaaaagttttagatcttgagttcatgtcatacaaaatgggagcaaaaccaaaagtgttgcgtttatatttttgttgagtgtatttttgtcAACTGTTTCAAAAGCTGTGCTAAGACCGaatggtaaatggaatgcatttatatattgcTTTAAGGTCAAAGCACTTACAGTGATGCTTCACTCATACCAGGGTGCTGCTATGTAAGCACAACAATCAAGTGCATTACCAGGGCAATGTGGAATGAGGACCTTTGCTGTAAGGACCCTTGGTGATTTTCAGCCTGATGGGGGATTCGAACTGAGGATCTCGTGGTCACAAGCCCACTTGACCATCATCTCCCACTCACACCATCAAAAATTTAAAAACCTGTGTATCTGTTATAAGCAGTAGGCTTGTGTGGCTTGTTGAAGGGAAACTGTATACATGATTTCTGAGTTAAACAGTTCCTCAGTACTCCTCTTATTGCTCCAACCTGTGATGTCCCAGTCACACTTCCAGCCTTTACAGGACTTGAGTGAGAAACCAAACCAAAAGTCGTGTTACCTGATAGTGAGAATTTGGCCAAAGTTTAGGTCCATGTCATTCACTTGAGCAATAAAGATGGCTGCTACAGCCTCGTAGAGGGCGGTGCCGTCCATGTTGATGGTGGCGCCCACGGGGAGGACAAAACGTGTAATTCGTTTATCAACATGGTTGTTCTCCTCCAGACACCGGAAGGTGATTGGCAGGGTGGCAGAGCTGCAGCACGAAAGAGACAGAAAAGTAGCATCATGATGTATTAATCAAAAGACAAAAATTCAAGGCCATATTTTTGTCACTTGGCCTTTATTATTCACCCatatataaaatattttgaggCATTGTAACAATGACTGATGCTACAGCAAATAAATATTTCACAGTTTGTGTATTTCCATCATTTAAGTGAAAATGTCTTTGCTCTATTTGTGTCTTGCCAGTGATCCACAAATTATACTCTGTACCTACATGCGCACTAACTTCCAAACACCTGACCTGACTGTTTGTCAGCGTTGTGGACACCCGTATCTGACCTAGAAGACGTCCCAAGTGCTGTGATAAGTGCTTGTAGCAGGCCACCAATGAAGCTGTATGGGTTCTTCTTGGTCACCAGAAGAAGAGCAGCGGGCAGGACAAGAGGCCGTGGATGAGGAGGCCCACAACGACTGACACCGTGTACATCCCAGCTGGCTGCCCATCGCCACCAAATCCTTCATCTCCACAATCTTCCCTGCAATCAGGAACAGGATGCCAAACGGAGCGTACCTGTGAGAGGAGATATTAGGAAGGTGAGGTGAGAAATGTCTTTTACTGGAGCTGTAGCACTTCTCTACTCACCAGATGATGATGGCCACCAGCCTCATGATGGCTTCATTGAGGCAGTCAAAGAAGTCCTTGAGGACCTGGCCCTGCTGCTTCATGTTCCCAATGACCAGGCCGAAACACACGGAGAAAACCACCAGGCCCAGAGCATTCACCCCGCCAGAGGACCCAGCAACAGGGACAGACTCCTCCACGGTTTCCTGTATAGAAGGTCATGTTTATGTCAGGTTCATCTACAGGACTGTAGCTCTCTACACATCTGATTCACGGTTACCAGATCTATGTTCATCTACATTGACTGTAAATGGACCGTGTGTCACTGCCACCGGACCTGTGTGATGCTGCAGCACGCTGCTGAGGTTAACACCCAGCTGAGACTCGGTGGTGTTGAGGGAGATCGGCGAAGTTCAGGTGTCACTGTCACATTCTTTGTGTGCACAACCTTCTTGTACATGGTTTTATACTGACAGAGACAGCATAGAAATCAGGACAATGACAAGTACACGTCACAATTGTTTGAGTCTTAAAATCTCTCAAGCATAGATGTTTAAATCCCTCCCAAAAGATGCCACACAGTGAGAGCAGAAATTAGGCTTTTTATAGATATTTTTAACCAGATTAActcattgcttcagaaaatgattcactgtttcaacacacaagaaaaacagtTGCTTCAGAAATATATCACAGCTTCAAATGTTCAAATCACAAAATCAAACAAGtagttcagaaaatgattcaccatTTTAAATGCTTGCTACGTTAAACACAACAGTGACTTTTGAAAATAATTGTTTCAAACTGCACAGAACAATTAATGAAGGCAATTATTCAGTGAACTCAAAATTCTAAATGAAATAATTGCTTTAGAAAacctcaaaaataataaaaaaggatAATTACTGAAGAATGATCCACTTTTTCCAAAAGTTTTGGAATGCTAAATGAAGTAACTGTTTCATAAACCTTTTCACTGTTTCAAATTTCTTGAAACGCTCAATGAAACAATTGCACCAGGTTATAACTCAGTTTTGAAAATGCATAAAACACTGTGATATTGATAGTGGGGACTACTTTGTTGGGAGGCCGTTAAAattctaaatgaaacaattgcttccaGAAGTGAGTCTTTTGTTATGAAAAAGACAAAACACCAAATGAACATCTGGTTTCTGCAAATGAGTCAGTTTTGAAGCTCCTCAAAACATTAAGTTAACCagcagcataataataataattataataataataataataataacaaattctGTGTATTAAATAAAGAACATTAAATATATCAATGTGAAAGAAAAATGTGTGATTACATGAAAAATGTGTGTTTGCAGTGTGTGTTTGGTGGAAGGGGGGCCTCACCTGTTTGAAGCAAGCCTCTACCAGATTGGGCGGAAACATGTTTCTGCGATAAAAATGAAAAGtgataacagattttttttgtgtgcaaacatttgcaattaggaatgattattattatatattttttaatccaTAATTGTTTGGGAAGGGGAGAGCGTCATAGCAAGTCATTTATCTGACATGAAATAAAATTGATTACAGGGTGTGTGCACACATCAGATCATGTAAAGTCTGACATATGGGGGGAGAAAATTTAGAATGTGGCATGGTACTTAAATCTATACAGTGTTGAAAAGTCTATAcagtttgaaaagttactttttaagttactttttatacagttacttcattagcagctttttgcgattactttattagaagctgccgaaaacttgcaactaataagtaatttaactaataaggtaactagtaatctaacttagttactcttaagattgagcaatcagcaaagtaactaatcagcaaagtaactaatagttgctTTCCTgattactaaatcttaaaaataaccaagttagattatgagttacttcattaattacattcagcatctTCCGACaatttgtccacagctgctaatgaagtaatttTATAAagcaactgtaaaatataactgtataaagtaactaataaagtaatttttcaaagttactttggcaacactgaatgtatatttggacattgtttcaaatatttattCACATTCAAGCTGTTACCTGATGAGATCCAGAAAAGCATCAGCAGCCTGAACTGGTTCGATGTTCCCGCTGTTTTCCACTGGACTGTCCCTGCTGCCTTTCCCAGGCCGGATGATTATCACAATGACAATGCCAATGAAGACGGCAATCAGAGTGGTCACCATGTAGTACACCACCGCACGTGCACCCATCTTGCCGGACGCTCTGCTGTCCAAGGAGGAAATACCTGAGAGGGCACAAATTCAATTGCAGAgccaagtccataagtatttttgACAATGACACGTGTAATTTTGCATTTGCAAACctccaaaacaaaactgaaacataaaaaaaaactattgtgccaagggccctgtgggttGCCGGTtcaattaaagcccaaggcaaaatggccTCAAAAATGGGAACAATGTCATTGTTTGGCCATGTCAGTTTAAGAGAAAAGTTATCTGATAGTGTTTTAGAAAACTGACCTAAGatgctcaaaatggctattttcagCCTAAAAATGGGCACCATTTTCAAATGAACAAATCTACGTTAATAATTTTGGGATGGCAAGAATGTCAATCaccaatattgtgcccttgttaaattaaaagaagtTATGGGACAGTTTTGAGAAAATTAGGTCCAAcccaaattggctgtttttggcataaaaatggccgccctttccaaatgaacaaat
The nucleotide sequence above comes from Thalassophryne amazonica chromosome 10, fThaAma1.1, whole genome shotgun sequence. Encoded proteins:
- the slc1a6 gene encoding LOW QUALITY PROTEIN: excitatory amino acid transporter 4 (The sequence of the model RefSeq protein was modified relative to this genomic sequence to represent the inferred CDS: inserted 2 bases in 2 codons) translates to MNEKPSTSASLFLNKDTDEHPEPKRRHCRRRLSRAMKRKASSMKERMASISRKSLKAVVKRNLFVVFTVAAVALGIILGFALRPHNLSLREIKYFAFPGELLMRMLQMLVLPLIISSLVTGISSLDSRASGKMGARAVVYYMVTTLIAVFIGIVIVIIIRPGKGSRDSPVENSGNIEPVQAADAFLDLIRNMFPPNLVEACFKQYKTMYKKVVHTKNVTVTPELRRSPSTPPSLSWVLTSAACCSITQETVEESVPVAGSSGGVNALGLVVFSVCFGLVIGNMKQQGQVLKDFFDCLNEAIMRLVAIIIWYAPFGILFLIAGKIVEMKDLVAMGSQLXMYTVSVVVGLLIHGLLSCPLLFFXVTKKNPYSFIGGLLQALITALGTSSSSATLPITFRCLEENNHVDKRITRFVLPVGATINMDGTALYEAVAAIFIAQVNDMDLNFGQILTISITATAASIGAAGIPQAGLVTMVIVLTSVGLPTEDITLIIAVDWFLDRLRTTTNVLGDSLGAGIVEHLSRRELQNQDAEVRNSVIEENEKPYQLICQENDPLNHRNSETPM